The Gemmatimonadales bacterium DNA window GTGGCGCGCTGGCCTGGCGCCTGGGGAAGCGGATCCAGGCACTCCGGACGGAGCGGTGACGCAGCGGCCCCTGCTCGTCGCCGATCTCGGACGCCGCCCCTACGGCGACACCCTCGAGCTCCAGCGCCGCCTGTGCCGGGCCCGGCAGACGGGAGCAATCACCGAGGACCTGCTGCTCCTCGTCGAGCACGAACCAGTGGTGACGCTGGGGAGAGGGACCAAGGAGTCGAGCCTTCCCCTGTCGCCCGACGCGATCCGCGAACGTGGCGTCGCGGTGTTCGAGGTCGAACGCGGCGGGGACGTGACCTTCCACGGACCCGGCCAGCTGGTGGGGTACCCGATCCTCGATCTCACGCATCACAAACAGGACCTGCACTGGTACCTGCGCGCCGTCGAGGAGGCGCTCATCGAGGCGCTCGGCGCTCTCGGCATTGCGGCGGAGCGGAATCCGGGGCTGACCGGCGTCTGGACAGGTGGACGGAAGATCGCGAGCATCGGGATCCATGTGAAACAGTGGGTGACGTTCCACGGATTCGCGCTGAACGTGTCCACCGACCTCGACTACTTCGACCTGATCGTGCCCTGCGGCATCCAGGGGGTCACGATGACGAGTGTCGCGCGGGAGCTGGGAGCCGCCGCACCGCCCGACCTGATGGCCGTGACGCGCGACACGGTCACGGCGGCGTTCGGACGGGTCTTCGACCGCACGCCGCGCGCTGCCTCGCCGCATGAATGGGATCTGCCCGCGCCGGTCGTCGATTCGAACCGGTAGAGTTGCCTTTCGTGCGGTGCTCCACCAATCTCCAAGCCATGGCGGACATTCCACCCAAACGCACGCCGCAGACCATCGCGGACGAGCGCGTGACGCAGTTGCTCCGGGCAGCCGACAGCTGGGCGTCCGACGTGCCGCCGGCGCTCACCCCCTCGGTCCGGGCGGTCTTCCTCCGGCTGGCCGAGATGATCGCCGACGCCCGCCACGAGCACCTGAACAATCCCGAGCCGCTCGATCCGGATGCCGGGAAGGCCCTCGACCTGATCGCCAAGCGGCTCCGCTCGCCGGCGGCCATTGGCGGGCTCGAGGCGGAACTCGAAGCGCTGTCGGCGCTTGAGCTGCGGGCCACGGGGTCGTGGGCCGTCGTCCCCTCGGCCCAGCTGGAATGGACCGCCACCGCCATCACCTACCTCGAGCAGCGCGCCGCATCCCTCCCCCCCGCAGACCGCCCTGGGGACTACTGGGCCGACGATCTCGTGGCGGGGGTCATCGCCTCCATCCGGGCGCTCGTCGCAGGCTGACGGGCCCCTGAACGCAGAAGCCCCCCGGCCTGAGGCCGGGGGGCTTCTTTGCGGCTGGACCTGGGCCATCCTCACCGCTTGTTGGGTGTTTCCTCCGCCATCATCTCGAAGAACCGACCGAACACCTTGATGCCGTCCCAGATCTGTTGGACGGCGATCTTCTCGTTCGGTGAGTGGAGGCCGTCGTCGGGGAGTCCGACGCCGGTCAGGAGCACCGGCGCCCCGGTCATGCCGAGCTTCGGGACGATTGGAATGGAGCCACCCGCCCGCACGGGAACGGTCTTCCGCCCCACGACCTCCTCGAACGCGCGATCGAGCACCTGGAACGCGGGGGCGGTCACGTCCACCTCCACCGGGTCGGCCCCGTGCAGCGCCCGGACCTCGACCTGGGCCCAGGTCGGTGCCAGCGCCTTGACCGTCTTTTCGAGTGCCTCCTGCACGCCGTCGCGGGTCAGGCCCGGAACCAGCCGCAGGCTCACCTTGGCGGCGGCCTTGGCGGGAATGACCGTCTTGGCGCCGTCGCCGGTGAACCCGCCCATGATTCCGTGGATCTCGAAGGTCGGCAGCGCCCAGGTCCGCTCCAGGATCGAATACTCCTTCAACCCGGTGAGGGCGGTGCCGGTGATCTCCTCCTTCAGGTATTCCT harbors:
- the lipB gene encoding lipoyl(octanoyl) transferase LipB; the encoded protein is MTQRPLLVADLGRRPYGDTLELQRRLCRARQTGAITEDLLLLVEHEPVVTLGRGTKESSLPLSPDAIRERGVAVFEVERGGDVTFHGPGQLVGYPILDLTHHKQDLHWYLRAVEEALIEALGALGIAAERNPGLTGVWTGGRKIASIGIHVKQWVTFHGFALNVSTDLDYFDLIVPCGIQGVTMTSVARELGAAAPPDLMAVTRDTVTAAFGRVFDRTPRAASPHEWDLPAPVVDSNR